The stretch of DNA TTCGTGAGAGAATGGCACAGGATATTATGGATATGAAGCAATCTTTAAAAGATGCTGATGCTGAAATCAGAAACTAATCGTTGCTGTTAAAACGATTGCTTAAATTATAATAAAGAATTGGGGCGAACCATTGAGTTTGCCCCGATTTCTTAATTAATATTACTCTCTATATTGAGTTTCTCTTTGACAATTGATGAAAACAATGGGAGGCTAAAATCAAAAACAAAAAATGATAATTGACGCTATTTCACCCTTAGATGGTCGATATGCTGGTAAATTGGTTCCGCATAGAAAATATTTTTCTGAAAAAGGTTTGATGTATTATCGTTGCAAAGTAGAGCTACTCTATGTCTTGGCTCTGGATGAAACGGGGCTATTCGAACCCTTAAACGATACTGAAAAGACCAATATTCAAGATTGTATTGACAACTTTACAGATGAAGATTATCGTCGTATCAAAGAAATTGAAAGTGTGACCAACCACGATGTCAAAGCTTGTGAAATGTTTTTGAGAGAACGGACAGGTTTGCGAGATGTTAACTTATTGCATTTTGCGCTGACATCTGAGGATGCCAATAATTTGGCCTACACTTTTATGCTTAAAGATTATTTAGCAGAACAACATTTGCCTCAAATAGAGCAGGTGTTAAATAAGTTGATCGAATTGGCAGAAGCTTGGAAAAATATTCCTTTTCCTTGTAGAACGCATGGTCAGAAGGCATCACCAAGTACTGCTGGAAAAGAAATAGCTGTATTTGTAAATCGAATTACTCGCATTTACAAAGAATTAAAAAACTTTACCTTTTTGGGTAAAATCAATGGTGCTGTAGGAAACTATTCGGCTATGTTAGCTGCCTTTCCCGATTTTGATTGGTTGTCTTTTGCGCATCAATTTTTGCGCAAACATGGCTTAGAACCTAATATTGCTACAACACAAATCGAAGATCACGATACTTGGGCTACTTATTTTAATTGGACACGCCAGATCAATAATATTGTAATGGATTTGGATGTGGATTGTTGGCTGTACATTTCTAAAGATTTATTCTCAGAAAAGGTAAAAGCTGGCGAAGTTGGTTCTTCTACCATGCCACACAAAGTAAATCCAATCAACTTTGAAAATAGCGAAGGAAATCTCATGTTAGCGAATTCCATGCTAACCTTATTGTCGGATAAATTATGCCGCTCTAGAATGCAACGTGATTTGTCAGATTCTACCGTAGAACGCAATATGGGTTCCGCTTTATCTTATTCTTCTTTGGGAATGACAGAATTATTGCGTGGTTTGAATAAGTTAAAAATCAATGAAGATAACTGTCGCAATGAGTTGCACGATAGCCCTGAATTATTGGCAGAGCCTATTCAAACAATTCTTAAAATTGTAGGGGTAGATGATCCTTATACCTTGCTCAAAAAGGTATCTCGTGGTCAGAAACCAACTAGAGAAATGTTGATGGATCTAGTAAAAGGTTTGGATATAGACCAAAATATAAAAGATAGAATTTATAAGTGGGAAGCGGTAGATTATGTTGGAGATGCAGTTCGTATTTGTGACTTAGTTGTTCAAACAGCTCAAGAAGCAATGAAATAAAATCACTTATTGTAAGTTTTCTTCTAATTTGAAAATTTGAGGATGGAACAATATAATTTGTCTTCAAATTTTCAAATTGTTGCATTTTTTGAATCAACTAAAATACCGAAAACTTAGCGTATAAGCTATCTAATTAAAATGTTATGAATTTTGCTTTACGGCTTGAAATCCATAGCGTTAACTTTGCTGTTGTTGTTGAGCAGTAGTAGAGTACTTCAGAAGATCAAAAACAAACAAAATTAAGCAATAATGAAAATAGCAATAATTGGCTCAGGAGGAAGAGAACATGCCTTGTCTTGGAAATTGGCTCAATCCTTGGGTGAATCGGCCGTTTATACCTTACCTGGTAATGGTGGAATTCCCAATAGCCACCCTATGGATATTGGAGATTTTGATGCCATCAAAGCGTTCTGTGAAGCAAATGACATTGATTATATTTTTGTAGGACCAGAAGTGCCTTTAGCCGATGGAATTGTTGATTATTTTAATCAAACGACCATTAAAGCACTGGGACCTTGTCAAGATGCTGCACAATTAGAAGGATCAAAGATCTTTTCTAAGAATTTTATGAAAAAATATGGCGTAGCAACGGCTGACTTTCATACTTTTTCAACCGTTAGTGCTGCTGAAGCAACTGTTCGAGCAATGAATGGGGATTTAGTCATCAAGTACGATGGCTTGGCTGCTGGAAAAGGGGTCTTTGTTTGTGATAATATCGAGGAAGCATTAGCGGCATTGGATGAAATGAGACAACAATACGGCGAAGAATGCCCTTTTTTGATCGAGGATAAAATTGTGGGAGATGAAATTTCGATCATTGGCTTTACCGATGGAAAAAATATTAAGTTGCTCTTACCTTCTCAAGACCACAAGCAGCTTAATGATGGAGATACTGGTCCTAATACAGGGGGAATGGGAGTAATGTGTCCTGTACCTTTTTGGAATGAGGAGCTAGCGGCAATAATTCAAGAAAAAATTGTTCAGCCTACCTTAAAAGGAATTCAAGCGGAGGAGATGAACTATAAGGGGATTATCTACTTTGGGATTATGATGGGGGCTAATGGTCCTGAATTGCTAGAGTATAATGTTCGTTTTGGTGACCCTGAAACGGAAGTCTTATTACCTTCTTTAAAAACAGACTTGGCAAAAATTGTTGAGGCATGTTTGAATGGAACTTTAGGAACGATTGAATTAGAGTTTGAAGATGGCTTTTTTGTAGATGTTGTACAAGTATCGGGAGGCTATCCCAAAGCTTACCAAAAAGGTTATGAAATTCATGGCTTAGAGGCAGTAGACGATGCGATTGTATTTCATGCAGGAACCAAAATCCAAGACGGAAAAGTAGTAACCAATGGAGGCCGAGTGTTGAATATAGTAGGGAAGGGAGCAACTTTAGATGCTGCTATTCGCAAGGCTTATGAGCAGTGCGAAAAAGTTAGTTTCAAAGATAATTTCTATAGAAAAGATATTGGTCAACGTGTTTATAAAGTGGTACAATAAGGTGAACAACAGATGAAGAAAAAAATTGCCATATTTATATCGGGTAGAGGGAGTAACATGAAAGCTATTGTCGAGCAATGCCAAAATGGTATCTTAAAAGACTTGGCAGAAGTTGTACTGGTCTTTGCCAATAAAGAGACTGCCGCAGGCTTAGACTTTGCCGAATCAGTAGGTTTGGAAACAAAGTGGATTACTTCTAAAGGTTTAAAACGAACAACTTTTGACCAAAAAGTGTTGACTCTATTGGAAGATTATAAGATAGATTATATTGTATTGGCGGGCTATATGCGAGTTTTGTCTAGCATTTTTGTTCAAGCTTATCCCAAACAAATTATCAATATACATCCTGCTGATACAGCATTGCACCAAGGGTTAAATGGCTATGGTTGGGCATTTGAAAACCAATTAACCGAAACCAAAGTAACGGTACACTATGTAGACGAGGGACTAGATACAGGTTCTGTTATAGCACAACATCCTGTTGATTTGAAGGGGGCGGAGACCTTGGAGGAGGTAGAACGAAGAGGCTTGGCTGTAGAACATAAGTTTTATAGTGAGGTGCTTCAAAAACTTATTACATCGTGTAATAAGTAGTTTGGTGTTTTTACAGTAGATTTTGGTTGCTGTTGAGGCGGCTCCGAGCTTAATAGCCTTAGCTATCAGAGCGAGAACACAACAAAAACAGCAACCAAAAGGTACGCTTAAAAACATTGAAAAATTTATTACACGGCGTACTTATATTAATTGAAATGAAATAAAGATTGAATTAGCTATGTGTGGAATTGCATTTATTAGATTAAAAAAGCCAATAGACTATTTTCTAGAGAAATATGGTACTCCATTTTATGGAATTAATAAGTTGTATCTACTGCTTGAGAAACAACACAATAGAGGGCAAGATGGAGTAGGTGTTGCCAATATTAAATTAAATGCATTGCCTGGTAAGCGATATATTTCAAGATATAGAAGTATTAGTAGAAAGCCTATTCAAGATACTTTTGAATATATCAACAAGCGCTTTAAAGCATTGGAAGAAAATAGCCCTCATTTGCTCAAAGATGTAAACTACCTTGTGAATAACGAGGCGTTTATGGGAGAGGTTTTTTTAGGGCATTTGCGATATGGTACTTATGGCAAAAATAGCATCGAAAGCTGCCATCCTTTTTTGAGACAAAATAGCTGGAGAACAAGAAATTTGGTTGTTGCAGGAAATTTTAATTTAACAAATGTCGATGAGCTGTTTGACTTTATGGTTAGCCTTGGACAGCATCCAAAGGAAAAGGCTGATACCGTAACCGTGCTCGAAAAAATAGGGCATTTCTTAGATGTCGAAAACCAACGATTGTTTGACCATTTTAAGGCGCAAGGGTATAACGACAATAGAGAAATTTCTGCCTTAATTTCTAAAAATTTAGATACCCAAAAAATCTTGCAACAAGCTAGTGGAGATTGGGACGGTGGATATTTGATGACGGGAATGTTTGGCAATGGGGATGCCTTTATTTTTAGAGATCCAAATGGAATACGACCAGGTTATTGGTATGAGGATGATGAGGTTGTTGTGGCTGCTTCAGAACGAGCGGCTATCCAGACTGCTTTTAATGTCTATTTTGAAGAGGTAAAAGAGTTGAAACCAGGGCATGCACTTTTGGTTAATCGCAAAGGAGAGGCTGAAGAAAAAGAGATTATACCTGCTCAAGAAAAGCTGGCTTGTTCTTTTGAACGCATTTACTTTTCTAGAGGTTCGGATCAAGAAATCTACCAAGAACGTTTACAACTTGGGCGAAATGTCTCTAAAAAGGTTTTTGAGGCAGTTAATTATGATTTTGAAAATACCGTTTTTAGTTATATTCCCAATACTGCTGAGGTTTCTTTCTTTGGAATGACAAAAGCGGCCCATGCTGCACTTTCATTACAAAAGTTAGAAAAAATAAGAGCGTTGGGGAACGCTGTAACCGATGAGGACATTGAGGCAATTATGTCTGTGGTTCCAAGAGCAGAAAAAATTGCGATTAAAGATGCAAAACTAAGAACGTTTATCACGCAAGATGATTCAAGAGATGATCTCGTTGCTCATGTTTATGATGTAACTTATGGTGTCATTAATGACGAAAAGGATACCTTAGTTTTGATTGATGATTCAATTGTTCGAGGGACTACGCTGCGCCAAAGTATTTTGCGAATCGTAGACCGATTGAATCCTAAAAAAATTATTATTGTATCTTCTGCTCCTCAAATAAGGTATCCAGATTGTTATGGTATTGATATGGCAAAGCTTGGCGATTTTGTTGCATTTAGAGCTGCTATAGCATTACTAAAAGACAACAACAAGGAGCATGTAATCAATGATGTTTATAAGGCTTGTCTCAATCAAATCAACATACCAAGAGAAAATATCGTAAACCATGTAAAACGCATTTATGAGCCGTTTACCGATGAAGAAATTAGTACCAAAATAGCTGAATTGCTACAACTTGGAAACATTAAAGCAGAGGTGCAAATTATCTATCAAAGTATTGAGGGGCTAAAAGATGCTTGCCCTAATAATAAGGGGGATTGGTACTTTAGCGGTAATTACCCAACTGCTGGTGGAAATAAGGTGGTGAACAAAGCCTTTATCAACTATATGGAAGGGATTAACGAACGAGCTTATTAAATCCTTAAATAAAAAAAGAGCGCCTTGGGTTCTTTGTAATCGTTTTTAATAAAAAACCGTTGGAAATTATCTTCTAACGGTTTTTTATTTAACAAAGAAGAAAAAATAAGGCATCAAAAAGATTAGGCAAATCAATAGATTATTTTTGGGACTTTACTTAACAATTGGTATCGATCTAAAAATGCTTCTTTGGATCAAGAATCTGCTCTAGGACCCAAGCCATAAATCGTTCGGTAGGTTTCCAATAGAGCAGGCAATTCTTTTTTGAGCTTTTCTCGAATCTTAGCTTTATCAAATTGCTTGTTCTCTCCGCTCTTTTCTAACTCTTGAAGGATATATTGAGTTTTATCTTTTCCATTTTTTGATAAGGGATGACTGCGATTATTTTCCGTAATCTCTACTTTTATTTCTAGTGATTGGTGCAGATATTCATAGGCTTTTGCATAGTCTTTGGTTACATGAAAATTAAATTCTGCTAATTTTAATAAGGATTGAGGGTTGATGTATTGTTCAGCAGCAATGCGGTGATATTTTAGGGCATTTTCACGATCTTGATTAGCGGCATAGGTATTGGCTAAATAGTAAAAACCAAAAGAAGCATGACGTAAGGTTAAATCGGTTGCACTAAGTTGTTCCAAGATTTGTTGCTGATTCATTTCTTGAAAGACTTGAAACATTGTTTTATATTGTTCTGCATCAAAATTAGGTTTTACGGGTAGTGCTAATGTATTATGATGATTTTGTTCTAACTCTTCTAATGAGTAAGACTTAGGAGCTTCGCAAGCCGTACAAAATAAGATCAATAAGAAGGAAAATAAACCTAGTTGAGTTTGCATTGTTCTATGATTTTGAGAATTTTGTAAAAAGTCATTGTCTTTAATCATAATATTCCGTTAATTTTTTGCTTTTTCACAAAAAAAGCAAAAAAGCATCTTATATTCAGTTGATTATCAGATAGCTAATGTTTTGAGTGATAAAATTGCATCATTTTGATGATCAACTGCGTAGCACTCATGTAATAATCGAATGCGATTTTTCAACGGAGTATTATAATCAGACTACCTTTTTGTAAATTTAGAGAGAATTAATATTTTAGTATTGGTGAATAAGTAACGATAGAATCTAACTATAAATTCTATATAAGATCAAATAAAGTTATTCAATTTTACAACATTAAAGAATCATTGTTATCTTTATCCAAAGATTATAAAAATATCTAAAAACTACCGAAAAAGACAACTATAATGGCAAATGTGGTACATATGCCCGCACTTAGTGATACCATGGAAGAAGGGACACTAGTGGCATGGCACAAAAAAGTCGGCGAGGCTGTAGAATCAGGCGAATTATTAGCCGAGATCGAAACAGACAAAGCAGTTATGGAATTCCAAAGCTTCTATGATGGTGTATTATTGTACATTGGCGTAGAGGAAGGAAATGCAGTTCCTGTTGATGCAGTTATTGCAGTCATTGGAGAGGAAGGAGAAGATTATCAAGCCTTGCTAAGTGCAGGGAATGATGCCGCTCCAGAAGAAACGATTGAAGCACCTTCGAAAGAAGTGTTAGAGGTAGTTTCAGCTCCACTAAAAGAAGAAACAACAGCTACTAGTTCTGCCAACGGCAGGATTAAAGCTTCTCCATTGGCGAAAGCGATGGCAAAAGAAGAAGGCATTGATCTTAGTCAATTGACAGGGTCGGGTGATGATGGTCGTATCGTAAAACGAGATATAGAAGAGTATCTCAAACAACCTGCTAAAGCGACTCCAATTGTTATTCAGCAACCTGTTGCCGCTCCTGAACCAGAAGGTGACTATGAAGATGTTCCTGTTAGTCAAATGCGTAAGGTCATTGCTCGTAGATTGGGCGAAAGCAAATTCTCTGCACCTCATTTCTATCTAACAATGGAAATTTGCATGGATAAATTGATGGCTACTCGCAAACAAGTGAAGGAGTTGACAGAAACCAAAATTTCATTTAATGACTTTGTGGTGAAGGCAACCGCCAAAGCACTTAAGGAACACAAGAGCATCAATGCTTCTTGGTTAGGCGATAAGATTCGTTATTATAATTATGTCAACATGGGAGTAGCTGTCGCTATTGATGAAGGGCTTGTTGTTCCTGTTGTACGTAATGCTGATACCAAAGCTTTGTCTCAAATTGCAACTGAAATTCGTGAATTAGCAGGTAAGGCAAGAGATCGTAAACTAACGCCAGATGAAATGTCGGGCAATACCTTTACCATTTCTAATTTAGGAATGTTTGGGATTGATGAATTTACGGCGATTATCAACTCTCCTGATGCTTGCATTTTGGCAGTAGGGGCTATTAATCCTAGATTGGTGATGGTTGATGGCGAAGTAAAAGAGTCTCACTTCATGAAGGTGACCTTGTCTTGTGATCATCGTGTTGTTGATGGTGCTTCTGGTGCTAAATTCTTGCAGACCTTAAAGTCAATTTTAGAAGAACCAATGCGTTTGATTATCTAATTAAATTTAGGTGATTATAGCGTACTAAAAATAAAGAAAGAGGATTATTGCTATTTAGTGATAATGCTCTTTTTTTTAGCGCAAACAGTGAGGTTTTAGTTATTCTAGCTCAAAAACAGTTACTTACCATTGTCAAAGTGCTGAAATCTTTTTAGCAAGCTCAATGAATTTTAGATAATGGAATATTATTTAGGCTTAAAAATTAGATCTTCGACTAGTTCACAGATGGTGTGACCAATTAAGATATGACATTCTTGTATTCTGGGCGTATCAGAAGAAGGTACCCGAAATAAAAGGTCACAATTGTTGGTCATTAAGCCTCCATCTTGCCCCGTTAGCCCAATGGTCGTCATCCCTTGTTTTTTTGCCTGTTCTAATGCTTTAATTACATTAGGCGAATTACCAGAAGTTGAAATAGCAACTAAAACATCTCCTTTTCTTCCCTTGGCTTGAACTATTCGAGCATAAATTTCATTAAAAGAATAGTCATTGGCTACAGCAGTTAAATAAGACCCATTTACATGTAGGGCTTCTGCAAACAATGGTGCTCGATTGTAATAAAATCGACCAGAAAATTCTGCGGCTAAGTGTTGGGCATCAGCAGCACTTCCACCATTGCCACAAAAAAGCACTTTGCCATCTGTTTGAAAACAATGGACAATATCTAGAACTGCCTGCTGTATTGTGATACTAATCTCTTCTTGTTGGAGCAATTGTTGCTTGACGAGAATGGAGGCTTTTAGTATGTTTTTTATTTTGTTCAGATCATTCATTGCTATTGTCTATATTGGTTTGTTACAAGAATACAAGAAACATTAGGGATAACCTATTTTTCTACGAATTTCAAGAAAGAATTCTGTTATTCATCCAATGCCAGCAATAAAGATAAGACGATAAAATCATTCTAAAAGTTCAAATGTGGCAACTTATTCGCTAAATTATTCGTCCATAGATTATGAGTTTTTTGATCAAACAGGATAAAAAGCTAAAAGATTTAGCAATAATTAGAATTCCTATGTAACTTGGTTGGTTCGTTTTTTTGTTAAACAGCTTCAAACATGGGAAATAGAAAATTTAAAAAAAAGAATATTAAAATATAACAAGATTAGATGAAAGCAACAATAATAAATATAGGAGATGAAATATTGATAGGGCAAATCGTTAATACCAATGCTACTTGGATGGCTGAGAAATTGAACCAAAGTGGCATTGCTGTGGATCGTGTTTTAGCAATTGCGGATACAGAAAAGGCGATAAAGGAGGCATTAGACATAGCCCTATTAAACTCTAAACTTATTTTTATAACTGGGGGGCTAGGACCGACAAAAGATGACATCACCAAAAAAGCACTTGCTCATTACTTTGAAATGGAGATGGCTTTTCATGAACCTACTTTTAGTAATATGCAACAATTGTTTGCACAATATGGAAAAGTAGTAGATGATCGATATCAAGTTCAGGCAGAAATGCCAGTGGGGGCAAAAATTATGATCAACAAAGCAGGAACAGCTTCGGGAATGTGGTTCGAAAAAAATGGAAGTATTGTTGTTGCCATGCCTGGAGTTCCACGCGAAGTAAAATACTTGATGACTTATGAGGTATTGCCCAATTTAAAAATGCAGTTGGAGTTTCCGACGATCATCCACCAGACGCTTAATGTTACTGGAAAGGGAGAAACGGATCTAGCTGAGATGTTAGAGGATTTTGAACAAAAATTACCGTCCAATATTAAGTTAGCTTATTTGCCCAATTCTATGATTGGGATGGTGCGCTTGCGGTTGAGTGCTTATGGAGAGGATGCAATAGTTTTGGAGACCCAATTAGATCATTATATTCG from Aureispira anguillae encodes:
- a CDS encoding SEL1-like repeat protein, translated to MQTQLGLFSFLLILFCTACEAPKSYSLEELEQNHHNTLALPVKPNFDAEQYKTMFQVFQEMNQQQILEQLSATDLTLRHASFGFYYLANTYAANQDRENALKYHRIAAEQYINPQSLLKLAEFNFHVTKDYAKAYEYLHQSLEIKVEITENNRSHPLSKNGKDKTQYILQELEKSGENKQFDKAKIREKLKKELPALLETYRTIYGLGPRADS
- a CDS encoding CinA family nicotinamide mononucleotide deamidase-related protein, coding for MKATIINIGDEILIGQIVNTNATWMAEKLNQSGIAVDRVLAIADTEKAIKEALDIALLNSKLIFITGGLGPTKDDITKKALAHYFEMEMAFHEPTFSNMQQLFAQYGKVVDDRYQVQAEMPVGAKIMINKAGTASGMWFEKNGSIVVAMPGVPREVKYLMTYEVLPNLKMQLEFPTIIHQTLNVTGKGETDLAEMLEDFEQKLPSNIKLAYLPNSMIGMVRLRLSAYGEDAIVLETQLDHYIRKLPPILGSLIFGEGKDTLEGVVGQMLLKRGYNLGTAESCTGGNIAHKITSVAGCSAYYESSVIAYSNAIKQDLLGVHTTTLEEHGAVSEQTVIEMARGTQKLLNVNCSIAVSGIAGPTGGSPEKPVGTIWIAVTENEKIYTKKLQLGKDRLQNIERTTTIALNLLRRFLLNDLS
- the purB gene encoding adenylosuccinate lyase; translated protein: MIIDAISPLDGRYAGKLVPHRKYFSEKGLMYYRCKVELLYVLALDETGLFEPLNDTEKTNIQDCIDNFTDEDYRRIKEIESVTNHDVKACEMFLRERTGLRDVNLLHFALTSEDANNLAYTFMLKDYLAEQHLPQIEQVLNKLIELAEAWKNIPFPCRTHGQKASPSTAGKEIAVFVNRITRIYKELKNFTFLGKINGAVGNYSAMLAAFPDFDWLSFAHQFLRKHGLEPNIATTQIEDHDTWATYFNWTRQINNIVMDLDVDCWLYISKDLFSEKVKAGEVGSSTMPHKVNPINFENSEGNLMLANSMLTLLSDKLCRSRMQRDLSDSTVERNMGSALSYSSLGMTELLRGLNKLKINEDNCRNELHDSPELLAEPIQTILKIVGVDDPYTLLKKVSRGQKPTREMLMDLVKGLDIDQNIKDRIYKWEAVDYVGDAVRICDLVVQTAQEAMK
- the purN gene encoding phosphoribosylglycinamide formyltransferase, whose product is MKKKIAIFISGRGSNMKAIVEQCQNGILKDLAEVVLVFANKETAAGLDFAESVGLETKWITSKGLKRTTFDQKVLTLLEDYKIDYIVLAGYMRVLSSIFVQAYPKQIINIHPADTALHQGLNGYGWAFENQLTETKVTVHYVDEGLDTGSVIAQHPVDLKGAETLEEVERRGLAVEHKFYSEVLQKLITSCNK
- a CDS encoding amidophosphoribosyltransferase; protein product: MCGIAFIRLKKPIDYFLEKYGTPFYGINKLYLLLEKQHNRGQDGVGVANIKLNALPGKRYISRYRSISRKPIQDTFEYINKRFKALEENSPHLLKDVNYLVNNEAFMGEVFLGHLRYGTYGKNSIESCHPFLRQNSWRTRNLVVAGNFNLTNVDELFDFMVSLGQHPKEKADTVTVLEKIGHFLDVENQRLFDHFKAQGYNDNREISALISKNLDTQKILQQASGDWDGGYLMTGMFGNGDAFIFRDPNGIRPGYWYEDDEVVVAASERAAIQTAFNVYFEEVKELKPGHALLVNRKGEAEEKEIIPAQEKLACSFERIYFSRGSDQEIYQERLQLGRNVSKKVFEAVNYDFENTVFSYIPNTAEVSFFGMTKAAHAALSLQKLEKIRALGNAVTDEDIEAIMSVVPRAEKIAIKDAKLRTFITQDDSRDDLVAHVYDVTYGVINDEKDTLVLIDDSIVRGTTLRQSILRIVDRLNPKKIIIVSSAPQIRYPDCYGIDMAKLGDFVAFRAAIALLKDNNKEHVINDVYKACLNQINIPRENIVNHVKRIYEPFTDEEISTKIAELLQLGNIKAEVQIIYQSIEGLKDACPNNKGDWYFSGNYPTAGGNKVVNKAFINYMEGINERAY
- a CDS encoding pyruvate dehydrogenase complex dihydrolipoamide acetyltransferase, coding for MANVVHMPALSDTMEEGTLVAWHKKVGEAVESGELLAEIETDKAVMEFQSFYDGVLLYIGVEEGNAVPVDAVIAVIGEEGEDYQALLSAGNDAAPEETIEAPSKEVLEVVSAPLKEETTATSSANGRIKASPLAKAMAKEEGIDLSQLTGSGDDGRIVKRDIEEYLKQPAKATPIVIQQPVAAPEPEGDYEDVPVSQMRKVIARRLGESKFSAPHFYLTMEICMDKLMATRKQVKELTETKISFNDFVVKATAKALKEHKSINASWLGDKIRYYNYVNMGVAVAIDEGLVVPVVRNADTKALSQIATEIRELAGKARDRKLTPDEMSGNTFTISNLGMFGIDEFTAIINSPDACILAVGAINPRLVMVDGEVKESHFMKVTLSCDHRVVDGASGAKFLQTLKSILEEPMRLII
- a CDS encoding D-sedoheptulose-7-phosphate isomerase, with amino-acid sequence MNDLNKIKNILKASILVKQQLLQQEEISITIQQAVLDIVHCFQTDGKVLFCGNGGSAADAQHLAAEFSGRFYYNRAPLFAEALHVNGSYLTAVANDYSFNEIYARIVQAKGRKGDVLVAISTSGNSPNVIKALEQAKKQGMTTIGLTGQDGGLMTNNCDLLFRVPSSDTPRIQECHILIGHTICELVEDLIFKPK
- the purD gene encoding phosphoribosylamine--glycine ligase, with the protein product MKIAIIGSGGREHALSWKLAQSLGESAVYTLPGNGGIPNSHPMDIGDFDAIKAFCEANDIDYIFVGPEVPLADGIVDYFNQTTIKALGPCQDAAQLEGSKIFSKNFMKKYGVATADFHTFSTVSAAEATVRAMNGDLVIKYDGLAAGKGVFVCDNIEEALAALDEMRQQYGEECPFLIEDKIVGDEISIIGFTDGKNIKLLLPSQDHKQLNDGDTGPNTGGMGVMCPVPFWNEELAAIIQEKIVQPTLKGIQAEEMNYKGIIYFGIMMGANGPELLEYNVRFGDPETEVLLPSLKTDLAKIVEACLNGTLGTIELEFEDGFFVDVVQVSGGYPKAYQKGYEIHGLEAVDDAIVFHAGTKIQDGKVVTNGGRVLNIVGKGATLDAAIRKAYEQCEKVSFKDNFYRKDIGQRVYKVVQ